The genomic DNA ACCGTGGCCCTTCATTTTGTGTTCAATGCTCCTCAGGACAGGATACTATGGGATGTTGGGCATCAGGTGATATGACACTCAAGCTATTGTCTCTTTAGATGGTGAAAACAGGAAAGCTTGTAGATAGTTCTTAATTTTAGTTAGTACCCAATTGAATTCTGCAGTCTTACCCGCATAAAATTCTGACTGGAAGAAGAGACAAGATGCATACTATTAGACAGACAAACGGGTTGTCTGGATTTACTAAGCGCGCAGAGAGTGAGTATGATTGCTTTGGTACGGGTCATAGTTCCACAACCATCTCTGCAGGCTTGGGTAATTCTCTGCTTTTTTCCATTTCAGAAGTGTAAATGAACTTAGAAAAATAATCCCCCTTCTATTTATAACTCATCTTATGACCAATGAGTGGTGTTCCTGCTTATAATGCCCATTTTCTGGTAAACAATGGATTGATACTTTTCTGAAATTCAATTTGTTCATTTTCCAGATGATAAATTAGCAGCGTTCTTtgttcattatttatttatgtgttatATATTATCTTCCAAGGAATTTGATTTCTGTGTCTTGGAGTGGCAGGGATGGCTGTGGGAAGGGATTTGAAGGGAAGAAACAACCGTGTAGTTGCTGTTATTGGTGATGGGGCCATGACGGCAGGTCAAGCATATGAAGCCATGAATAATGCTGGATACCTTGATTCAGAcatgattattattcttaacGACAACAAACAAGTCTCTTTGCCCACTGCAACTCTAGATGGTCCTACACCACCTGTGGGAGCTTTGAGCAGTGCTCTAAGTAGGTTGCAATCAAACAGGCCTCTAAGAGAACTCCGAGAAGTGGCAAAGGTTAGTCATATACTTAATTAGAATAATTGCAGTCACTATTTGATCATGTCCATGATTTTAATAAATTCGATACTGCTGGTTCTTTGAGATATTTTTCAGGGAGTAACCAAACAGATTGGTGGTCCTGTGCACGAACTGGCTGCCAAAGTTGACGAATATGCTCGTGGAATGATCAGCGGTTCTGGGTCGACACTGTTTGAAGAACTTGGACTCTATTATATCGGTCCTGTTGATGGTCACAACATGGACGACCTTATTGCTATTCTTAAAGAGGTTAAGAGCACTAAAACAACAGGTCCAGTACTAATCCACGTTGTCACAGAGAAAGGCCGGGGATATCCATTTGCAGAGAGAGCTGCGGACAAGTACCATGgtacataaaaaaatttgaacttttctCAAGTAAACAACCAAGAGAAGATGATTCAGATTGGAAAAAAGTGATATTGTTATAATTTGCTTGCTAAAATAAGTAAGATGAATGCACTTGTTGAAGTTTCATGTTGAACAATATCGGCTCTCTATTTCCATCTGTCTCAGAGTACTTCTTTTCATAATTACAACAGATAAATTTGAATACTGACAGTATTTTGTATTTGCAGGGGTAGCCAAGTTTGATCCGGCAACTGGAAAACAATTCAAAGCCAGTGCTAAAACTCAGTCTTATACAACATACTTTGCAGAGGCTTTGATTGCAGAAGCAGAGGCAGACAAAGATATTGTTGCAATTCATGCTGCAATGGGTGGTGGAACAGGATTGAATCTTTTCCTTCGCCGCTTCCCTACACGATGCTTTGACGTTGGGATAGCAGAACAGCATGCAGTGACTTTTGCTGCTGGATTGGCTTGTGAGGGCCTCAAACCCTTTTGTGCAATCTACTCATCTTTCATGCAGAGGGCTTATGACCAGGCGAGCCAGCAAGCCAACTCCACCTCTTATTCTTTGAGATGattcttatcttgatcattaatgaagtcttaattttttttaatgaaattgtCTTGGTTTATGCCACAGGTAGTGCATGATGTTGATTTGCAGAAGTTGCCTGTGAGGTTTGCAATGGACAGAGCCGGGCTAGTTGGAGCAGATGGTCCAACACATTGTGGATCTTTTGACGTAACATTTATGGCATGCCTGCCAAACATGGTGGTGATGGCTCCTTCTGATGAGGCCGAGCTATTCCACATGGTTGCGACCGCTGCTGCCATAGATGACCGGCCAAGTTGCTTTCGGTACCCGAGAGGAAATGGGGTGGGTGTAGAGCTGCCGCCAGGGAACAAAGGCATACCTCTCGAGGTGTGGTCACTTGAATTACCACTTACTCTCCAATCAGTGAAGAAAAAGCAGTATTTGTAACACTTATGTGGTTGGAATTGTTGCAACAGGTTGGAAAAGGCCGGATATTGATTGAAGGCGAAAGAGTAGCACTCCTAGGCTATGGAACGGTTGTTCAAAGCTGCTTGGCTGCGGCTGCTTTAGTGGAACCCCACGGCGTACGATTAACAGTTGCAGATGCACGCTTCTGCAAACCTTTGGATCGTGCTCTTATTCGGAGCTTAGCAAAGTCGCATGAGGTTTTGATTACAGTAGAAGAAGGATCAGTTGGCGGGTTTGGGTCACATGTTGCTCAGTTCATGGCCCTTGATGGGCTTCTTGATGGCACGGTAAAGGTATGAATCTGAATCATCACAGTTTCTAACTCTTGAGCATGGTTTTGGATCATGGTTGAACAACTTTAACTTGGAAGTGAATGCAAGACCTTGTGATTACATACAActaccagaaaaaaaaaaattatagttgttGTCTAGGCACAAGGTTAATAGCATAAAAATGTCAGAATCAGCACCATTTTAGAAAATGGCTTGACTGTGAATTTGAAATAGTGTCTGATTTCTGCTCTCTCTATATACCAAAGAAGACGGCTTTGAGCTCAGTTTTA from Diospyros lotus cultivar Yz01 chromosome 4, ASM1463336v1, whole genome shotgun sequence includes the following:
- the LOC127800522 gene encoding probable 1-deoxy-D-xylulose-5-phosphate synthase, chloroplastic translates to MALCTFSFPGNINRAVASDLQKNGPFFSSHMFWGRDLQGQFQHKNHQAKKRPGGVWASLSERGEYHSQRPATPLLDTINYPIHMKNLSVKELKQLADELRSDVIFNVSRTGGHLGSSLGVVELTVALHFVFNAPQDRILWDVGHQSYPHKILTGRRDKMHTIRQTNGLSGFTKRAESEYDCFGTGHSSTTISAGLGMAVGRDLKGRNNRVVAVIGDGAMTAGQAYEAMNNAGYLDSDMIIILNDNKQVSLPTATLDGPTPPVGALSSALSRLQSNRPLRELREVAKGVTKQIGGPVHELAAKVDEYARGMISGSGSTLFEELGLYYIGPVDGHNMDDLIAILKEVKSTKTTGPVLIHVVTEKGRGYPFAERAADKYHGVAKFDPATGKQFKASAKTQSYTTYFAEALIAEAEADKDIVAIHAAMGGGTGLNLFLRRFPTRCFDVGIAEQHAVTFAAGLACEGLKPFCAIYSSFMQRAYDQVVHDVDLQKLPVRFAMDRAGLVGADGPTHCGSFDVTFMACLPNMVVMAPSDEAELFHMVATAAAIDDRPSCFRYPRGNGVGVELPPGNKGIPLEVGKGRILIEGERVALLGYGTVVQSCLAAAALVEPHGVRLTVADARFCKPLDRALIRSLAKSHEVLITVEEGSVGGFGSHVAQFMALDGLLDGTVKWRPMVLPDRYIDHGSPADQLVQAGLSPSHIAATVFNILGQTREALKIMS